The following coding sequences lie in one Biomphalaria glabrata chromosome 18, xgBioGlab47.1, whole genome shotgun sequence genomic window:
- the LOC129924049 gene encoding histone H1-beta, late embryonic-like has translation MHDKIDLETHASKRPKTNKASKRPKTNKASKRPKTNKASKRPKINKASKRPKTNKASKRPKTNKASKRPKTNKASKRPKTNKASKRPKTNKASKRPKTNKASKPSKRPKTNKASKRPKTNKASKRPKTNKASKRPKINKASKRPKTNKASKRPKTNKASKRPKTNKASKRPKTNKASKRPKTNKASKRPKTNKASKHWLLSNAMEPSLPLGNRVCVAI, from the exons atgcatgacaagattgacCTAGAGACACATG CATCCAAACGTCCAAAAACCAACAAAGCATCCAAACGTCCAAAAACCAACAAAGCATCCAAACGTCCAAAAACCAACAAAGCATCCAAACGTCCAAAAATCAACAAAGCATCCAAACGTCCAAAAACCAACAAAGCATCCAAACGTCCAAAAACCAACAAAGCATCCAAACGTCCAAAAACCAACAAAGCATCCAAACGTCCAAAAACCAACAAAGCATCCAAACGTCCAAAAACCAACAAAGCATCCAAACGTCCAAAAACCAACAAAGCATCCAAAc CATCCAAACGTCCAAAAACCAACAAAGCATCCAAACGTCCAAAAACCAACAAAGCATCCAAACGTCCAAAAACCAACAAAGCATCCAAACGTCCAAAAATCAACAAAGCATCCAAACGTCCAAAAACCAACAAAGCATCCAAACGTCCAAAAACCAACAAAGCATCCAAACGTCCAAAAACCAACAAAGCATCCAAACGTCCAAAAACCAACAAAGCATCCAAACGTCCAAAAACCAACAAAGCATCCAAACGTCCAAAAACCAACAAAGCATCCAAAc